Within the Dechloromonas denitrificans genome, the region AGGTACGGCATGGAATTGAACCAATCCTCGACCTTGCTTGGACGCGTTCGGGAAGCGATTCGCTATAAGCACTACAGCATAAGGACTGAGCGTTCTTATGTCGAGTGGGTGCGTCGTTTCGTGGCTTTTCACGGTCGCCGTCACCCTCGGGAAATGGGGGGGGACGAGGTTCGGGCGTTTCTCGGCTATCTGGCTTCCGAGTTGAAGGTGGCGGCTTCGACCCATCAGCAGGCTTTGTCGGCGCTGTTGTTTTTGTATCGTGATGTGCTGGCCGTCGATCTGCCCTGGCTGACTGATCTGGATCGGCCAAAGAAGCCGAAGCGAACGCCGGTTGTACTCTCTCGCGGTGAGGTCGAGCGACTACTGGCGGTGATGGAGGGTACGCATGCGCTGATGGCAGGTTTGCTTTACGGGACGGGGATGCGTCTGATGGAGTGCGTGCGCTTGCGGGTCAAGGATGTGGATTTCGAGCGCGGCGAATTGACGGTGCGTCACGGCAAGGGTGGCAAGGATCGGCTGACGGTGCTGCCGGCATCGGCCGTCCGGGCACTGCAGGCGCATCTGGCTCGCGTGCGGATCTTGTGGGAGCGGGACGAGGCGGCCGGACGGCCAGGCGTCTATCTGCCGGAGGCGCTGGCGCGAAAGTATCCTTCTGCCCCCAAGGCCTGGGGCTGGTTCTGGGTGTTTCCAGCGCGTGAGTTGTCGACCGATCCACGCAGCGGCATCGAGCGTCGCCACCATACGCACGAACAGGCCTTGCAGCGGGCAATCAAGGCGGCGGTTGGGCTGGCGGGCATCGCCAAACCAGCCTCGACACATACGTTGCGTCATTCGTTTGCCACCCATTTGCTGGAATCGGGCTACGACATTCGTACCGTTCAGGAATTGCTCGGCCATTCGGATGTGTCGACGACGATGATCTATACCCATGTGCTGAATCGGGGCGGGCGTGGCGTGGTTTCGCCGCTTGATGCGGTGCGCTGATTGGTGTCTCAGGTGAATGCGCATACTATGCGCACCGTTTGCATTGATATGAGTAATCCCATGCCGCCTTC harbors:
- a CDS encoding integron integrase translates to MELNQSSTLLGRVREAIRYKHYSIRTERSYVEWVRRFVAFHGRRHPREMGGDEVRAFLGYLASELKVAASTHQQALSALLFLYRDVLAVDLPWLTDLDRPKKPKRTPVVLSRGEVERLLAVMEGTHALMAGLLYGTGMRLMECVRLRVKDVDFERGELTVRHGKGGKDRLTVLPASAVRALQAHLARVRILWERDEAAGRPGVYLPEALARKYPSAPKAWGWFWVFPARELSTDPRSGIERRHHTHEQALQRAIKAAVGLAGIAKPASTHTLRHSFATHLLESGYDIRTVQELLGHSDVSTTMIYTHVLNRGGRGVVSPLDAVR